GAGGTGCTCCATATTCAAAAGCATTTAATAAGAATCCGAATTGCTCTTCAGCTTCTTCTTTGGTAAACCCTAACGCATCAAACATTTGACTTTGAATTGTTTTATCGTGGATTCTGATTGAACCACCGCCCAGTTCAACGCCATTGATCACCATATCGTATGCATTGGCATATACATTTTTTGGATCTGTTGCAAGTTTGTCCATGTCTTCAGGTACCGGAGAAGTGAATGGGTGGTGCATTGCGTGATATCTTTGGCTTTCTTCATCCCATTCTAACAGTGGGAAATCAACAATCCAAAGAGGGGCAAAACCTTCATTACGTAAACCTAATCGATCACCCATTTCTAAACGTAAAACGTTCATGGCGTTTTGGGTTTCATTCAGTTTACCAGACATAATTAACATCAAATCACCAGGTTCAGCATTATCTAATGCGCCCCATGATTTTAAAACCTCAGGAGTGTAAAATTTATCTACAGATGATTTTGTTGTGCCGTCTTCATTGAACTTCACCCAAACCAACCCTTTGGCTCCAACCTGAGGGCGTTTCACAAAATCTATAAGTTTATCTAATTCTTTTCGAGAGTATCCGGCACAACCTTTTGCTACGATACCAATTACGGATTCTGCTTCGTCAAATATTTTGAAGTCGTGTCCTTTGGCTAAATCCGTTAAATACTGGAATTGCATTGCAAAACGAATATCCGGTTTGTCAGAACCATATAAACGAATGGCATCGTCATATTTCATTCTTGGGAACTCCGGTAAATCTACATTCTTAAGTTGTTTGAACAGGTGTTTCGCCAATCCTTCAAAGGTTTGTAACACATCCTCTCTTTCTACAAATGCCATTTCACAATCAATCTGTGTGAATTCAGGTTGGCGATCTGCTCTTAAATCTTCATCTCTAAAGCATCTTACAATCTGGAAATAACGATCATAACCACTGATCATTAAAAGTTGTTTGAAGGTTTGTGGAGATTGAGGGAGTGCATAAAATTCACCTGAATTCATTCTGGAAGGAACGATAAAATCACGTGCCCCTTCCGGAGTAGATTTGATAAGGTATGGTGTTTCAATATCCAGGAAGTTTCTGCTATCTAAGAAATTCCGTGTTTCCAAAGTCAGCTTGTGACGTAAACGCATATTTTCTTGAAGAGGAGATCTTCTTAAGTCCAGATATCGATATTTCATTCTGATCTCTTCGCCTCCGTCTGTTTCATCTTCGATTGTAAATGGAGGTAAAGCAGACGCATTTAAAATCTCAAGTTTTTCAACCTTAATTTCGATATCTCCGGTAGGCATGTTTTTGTTTTTGCTGGACCTTTCAATAACCTCACCAGTAATAGAAATCACAAATTCGCGACCTAATTTACCTGCCTCCTGACTTAATTCTTCATTATCCTCAAGGTTAAAGGCAAGTTGTGTAATACCATAGCGGTCACGCAAATCAACAAATGTCATTCCTCCTAATTTACGGGAACGTTGTACCCATCCAGAAAGGGTAACATTTTGACCAATATTGCTGATGTTTAATTCTCCACAAGTGTGCGTACGATACATGATTGTTTCTATTTTGATAAACGAATGAAATCGAATATTAAGATTTTCAAAGCGTGCAAAATTAATGGATTTTATGTATCATGTAAGCAAGGGAGAAAAAGAATAGAATACAATTAGAATTATTTAGCAATAATGATATTGGATCATTCGTTTTTGATGTTAAATTTGTTAATTGTGACTAAATATTTAATCTGCTACTAACTAAATAGCAAAAACTATAAACACTACCTATGAATCAGTTGAAAGAACTTGAAACCCTTTGTGCTGTCCATGATGTTGTACGAAAACGTGTAAAAGGGACTGTATCTCAAATTGCAAATCATATAGGAATCTCCAGAAGTTGTTTCTACAATTATTTAGAAAGAATTAAAGATATGGGTGGGAATGTAGGTTATTCCAGAACTTCACAGTGTTTTTATTATGAAAATGAATTTTTTCTGAAGGTTCAAATAGAAACGAGCGAGATGAATTATGTGATTGGTGGGAGAAAAAAAATAAAGTCCATGAACTTTGGACGGAAGGAATATATATTTGGGTCACCAAAAGAGGATAACCTTTCTTTTGGGAGTTAACGAGAACAAGCAACAACCAAAAATTGTTTCAACATCTTGAAAGAAAAAGGAAGTGCGGCAACACTCCCTTTTAAGACGCATCAAGTCAGGCTTGCCGGCTATGATTACGTGTGCATATCAGCAACTGTAGGGTGCCGAAAATGCAGAGGCAAAGGTATTTTTATTTTTAAGAGTAGGCCAAATAACTTATAACAATGAAAAAGTTAAAATTAACCGGAAAGTTATCTTTGAATAAAGAGACTATTTCAAAATTAAATGATGAGCAAATGAATGATGTAAATGGTGGTAGAGGTAGCGGTAGTGATCGCTTATGCTCAAATATTCCATGTGCAACTACAGGATGTCCATCTATTGGAATAGTTTGCGAGCCAATTACTCCACGAATTAGTTCTTAATTATAGAATTTTTTGAAAATAGGTTGGTGTATTTAACACCAACCTATTTTCTTTTTTATTTAAACCATCTATTTATGAAGAGTGTATTAGTATTTGTAGTTTTCATTCACTTAACCATTCAGGCTTTTTCCCAGATTTATGTAGACACACTGGTAAATCAGATGTATAAAATATCTGATTGTGATAGCCATTTAATATACTCAGAAATTGCTAAAATCGTAAAGGACAAAAGAATTGTAATACTGGGTGAAGCCGGCCACGGTGATGGCGGTGTTTTTGAATTAAAATCAGGTTTGATTAAATATTTAGTTGAAAACCATGGATTTAACACTGTGGCTCTGGAAGGAGCAGGATTCTTTGATTTCCAGTATATCCAGAATAATGTACCAGAAGTTGAAGGAATTCAAAGAGCGTATTTGGGTTGGGCTCCAATGTGGAAAGATGCTAAAGAGACTAGCGTATTAAATAAGCTTATAGAAGAAGGAAAAGTAAAGGCTTTTGGAATGGATTCGGAAATTAGTTACGGAGCTAGTTTGTTGCCTTATTATTTGAGTAAAATGTATTCATTCGATGGGATCGATATGGATAAACTCTATAAGCTTAACCGTAGATTATATAGGCAAGACAGTACATTGTCAGCCGAAGATTATAGAATGATTGATTCATCCTATATCGAGATTAAAAAAAGATTAGATACTATGACAATTGCCATGGATGTAAAGGAAATACTGTTACAGTCTGTGGATAATGCATTAGCACTTTCAGAAGAATATCATATTGTATTTATTGATAAGGATATGAGAGATTATGGAATTAATACAAGAGATCAACAAATGGCTAATAACATTATGTGGTTTCTTGAAAGAAACCCGAATGCTAAAATGATTATTTGGACGGCCAGTTTTCATGGCGCTACTAAAATTAAGGATATTGTATATGATGAAGAAGATCCTAAACTATATGATTTGTATGTCACTTTGGGAGAACATTTAAAGGAAAAATATAAAGAAGGAGTATATTCAATTGCCTATACTTCCGGAGGTGGAGTTGCGGGAATGTACTTAACCGGGCAGGAATTTCCTGTTGATCCATTTGAGGAAACATTAGAAAGTCAATTATATCAAAAACCCATATGTTTTGGATTTCTAAATTTCAATGGGTTGAACCTAAGTGAATCTAAACAATATCAAAGTATTCTTATGGGCTACAGATTAAAAAAAGGAATCTGGCAAAATGCGTTTGATGGGATTTTTTATTTAAGAACAAATCATGCAACCTCACGTAGAAAATAACCTTATATGGAAGATAAAAGTAATTTAATTGATGAAATTTTCGAAAAGGTCGTTCGGTGGCATTTAAATCCAGAGAACAAAGATTATGGTCTTCTAACAGGGAAAACAGGCGAGTGTGTGTTTTTTTATAATCTATATACAAAGACTGGGGAGGCCCGATTCATGGGGTATATAGGAGATTTTATTTCTGATGTGGTTTCTAATCCAGAAAAAATATTTAATAAGGTCACACTTTGTGATGGAGCTGCGGGTTTTGTTTGGTTTTTAAAATTTTTACAGCGAAATAAAGAGATTGAAAGTATCTATGATGTTATCGATAAGGATTTAACGAATTTTCTCTTTGAGTCTGCGGAAAAACAGTTTGATCGTGGGAATTGGGATTATATGCATGGTGCGTTGGGTATAATCTTGGCCTTAGCAGATGACGAACCTAGATTTATACATTTAATGGAAGAAAAACTTCTAAGTCTTAAAAAAGAAGATGGAGGCGGTTTTATATGGGAATCTGAGATGTATGGAGATAAAATTAATTTGGGAATTGCGCATGGTTTACCAAGTATCGTTTACTTTCTAGGGAAGTACAGAGAACATTTAACTAGTATAGATTCGATGTTCATTGATACGATATTGACTTCGGTGACGAACTCTAAATTGGGACATGGTCATACCAGTTTATATCCCTCTTTTATGGGAGACGATTCCGTTTCAAGGTTGGGATGGTGTTATGGTGATATTTCTATTGGTTCCTCTTTATTAGATGTTAGTAAGCTAAATAAAAAAGCAGAAAATATTCTTTTAGAAACCGCCAGACATTCTATGTCCAGAAAAGATAAGTCGGATACGTTAATTGCGGATTCATGTATTTGTCACGGAACTGCAGGAGTAGAATTGATATACAATAAGTTTTATAAAAACTATACAGATCAAGGTTTTAAAGATTTTGCTCAGTATATGAATGCGGAGACGGGCAATTTATTACGGAAAAATAATTTTAAATTTTTTGATAGATATTCATCGGAATGGATGGAGAATTACTCTTTACTTGAAGGATTATCAGGGGTGGGTCTGGTATTGCTGGGAGTAGATAATGGATGGGATGAATGTATAATGCTAAGTTAACTCTATATGAAATTGGAATTTGACAAATCATTAATCGTCAGGTCTCCATTATTGTCATTTAAAGAATCTTTAACCTTAAATGATTTAAAGAGTCTGTTTAATGATACGGTAATAATGGAAGCAATATTTCTTTCATCACCTGATCTCTACAATAGAATAAATGATTGGAAAAGTGGTTGTGATTTTTCCAAAGATGATGAGGGGAAATTGATAAACACCATGGTGAAATATGCGAGTAGAATGAATTCTCGATGTACACCATTTGGACTGTTCGCAGGATGTGTGGTTGCTACATTTTCTGAGTATACTGATATGAAGATTCATTCAGGGGCCAAAAAAAGAAGTACCAGATTGGATATGAATTATACGGGTGCGTTGGCGCAAAAAATAGCTAAAGAAGATTATATCCTGCCCAATTTAAAGTTTTACCCAAACACAAGTTTATATCATATAGCCAATAAATTAAGGTATGTAGAATATTACTATAAAGGGAAGTCTCGCATACATCAAATATCATCTGTGGATAATTCTATTTATCTACAAAGAATAATTGATAAATCACAATCAGGGGCAACAAGAGTAGAGTTAATCGAGGAGTTGATTGATGATCAAATATCTTTTGATGATGCAGCTGAATTTATTCATCAGGTTATAGAGTCTCAAATTTTGGTTAGTGACCTGGAACCTTGTGTCACTGGGGAAGAGTCGCTTGATCAAATTTTAAGTGCTTTGTCCAAAATGGATAAAGTCAGTAATAGTGTGCAGTTACCAGGATTGATCTTAGAATTAAATGATGTCAAAAGTAAATTAGCAGATTTGGACACCCGTACAGGGAATTTATCGGGAAGATATTTAGAAGTTCAAAAACAATTGGATTCGTTTAATATACCTATTGATAATGGAAAACTTTTTCAAACGGATCTATATCATATGCCGGTTGACTCTGAAATGACGATCACCAAAAACATTCAGAATCAATTACGAAAAACGATCGAAGTACTTAATTATTTAACCCCGTATCAAGAGAGTAGTAATTTAAAGGATTTTAAATCTAAGTTTAAAGAGAGATATAATGATCAGGCGGTTCCGTTATTAAAAGCTCTTGATTTGGAATGGGGAATTGGATACGCACAAAATTCCGTATCCAGTGGAGAGGTTAATCCATTGATTAATGATTTGTTCTTACCGAAATTGGAGATACGAGAATCTCAAATAAAATGGGACCCGGTCCAAGAGTTTTTGCTGACAAAGCTGAATAAAGCACTCAATGAAAATAAGAAAGTTGTTCAGGTTGAGTTAGGTGAAGTAAGGCATTTAAAGAAACTTAACTATGATGATTTGCCTTTGACATTTTCTGTGAAATTTAGACATCTGTATAAAAAGGAAAGATCCGATTATTTGAAGATCGATAGTATTGGAGGTTCCAGTGGAATAAATCTATTAGGCCGGTTTGCATCATCAAATCAGCATATTGAAAATATTGTGGATGATCTGGCAAAGCATGAACAGAAAAAAACAAATGCAATAATTGCAGAAATTGTACATCTACCAGAAAATCGAGTAGGCAATATTTTAATGCGCCCATCTTTTAGAGATTATGAGATTACCTATTTGTGTAATTCCAGTTTACCTCTGGAAAGACAAATAAAAGCAAGTGATATTTTGGTGTCTATTGTGAATGATAGAATAGTACTTCAGTCAAGAAAAGATGGAAGAGTTATTGTGCCAAAGCTTGGAAATGCGCATAATTACGCTACTAATTCGATGCCTGTATATCATTTTTTATGTGATGTGCAAAATCAAGGATTGAGAGGTGCGTTGGGGTTTTATTGGGGGGTGTTATCAGAACAATTTAAATTTTTACCAAGAGTAGAGATTGGAGATGTTGTGGTTTATCTGGCAACTTGGAGTTTATTAAAAAAAGACTACCAGGATTTATGCGATAATCCTCAGAGCATTTCTATATGGCAAGAAAAATGGGGGGTTCCCAATCAAATTTTGCTAACCGATGGTGATAATGAACTCTATGTGAACTTAAAAGATACTTTAAGTTTAAATATGTTTTTATCAGAGATAAGAAAGCGAACATCTATCAAATTTGTTGAGTTTCTTTTTAAATCTGAAAACGCGATAATCAAAGATGAGAAGAACAATTCTTATACGAATGAATTGATAGCAACGGTTAAGCGAAAGGTTACTGATACAAATGCTGAATTGGCTGTAAATCCCCATAAAGGGTCGGATGAAAAAGGAGTAAGTCATTTTAATTTGGGATCGGAGTGGTTGTATTATAAAATTTATACAGGAACTAAAACTGCAGATATGATTCTGACAGATGTGATCAAGCCATTAGTCGAATTTCTAAAACAAAAAAAGTGGATTGATTCAT
This genomic interval from bacterium SCSIO 12643 contains the following:
- the aspS gene encoding aspartate--tRNA ligase; amino-acid sequence: MYRTHTCGELNISNIGQNVTLSGWVQRSRKLGGMTFVDLRDRYGITQLAFNLEDNEELSQEAGKLGREFVISITGEVIERSSKNKNMPTGDIEIKVEKLEILNASALPPFTIEDETDGGEEIRMKYRYLDLRRSPLQENMRLRHKLTLETRNFLDSRNFLDIETPYLIKSTPEGARDFIVPSRMNSGEFYALPQSPQTFKQLLMISGYDRYFQIVRCFRDEDLRADRQPEFTQIDCEMAFVEREDVLQTFEGLAKHLFKQLKNVDLPEFPRMKYDDAIRLYGSDKPDIRFAMQFQYLTDLAKGHDFKIFDEAESVIGIVAKGCAGYSRKELDKLIDFVKRPQVGAKGLVWVKFNEDGTTKSSVDKFYTPEVLKSWGALDNAEPGDLMLIMSGKLNETQNAMNVLRLEMGDRLGLRNEGFAPLWIVDFPLLEWDEESQRYHAMHHPFTSPVPEDMDKLATDPKNVYANAYDMVINGVELGGGSIRIHDKTIQSQMFDALGFTKEEAEEQFGFLLNAFEYGAPPHGGIAFGLDRIAAVISGQESIRDFIAFPKNNSGRDIMIDSPSVISEEQLEELSLQVQVLDQE
- a CDS encoding class I lanthipeptide, which translates into the protein MKKLKLTGKLSLNKETISKLNDEQMNDVNGGRGSGSDRLCSNIPCATTGCPSIGIVCEPITPRISS
- a CDS encoding erythromycin esterase family protein, producing the protein MKSVLVFVVFIHLTIQAFSQIYVDTLVNQMYKISDCDSHLIYSEIAKIVKDKRIVILGEAGHGDGGVFELKSGLIKYLVENHGFNTVALEGAGFFDFQYIQNNVPEVEGIQRAYLGWAPMWKDAKETSVLNKLIEEGKVKAFGMDSEISYGASLLPYYLSKMYSFDGIDMDKLYKLNRRLYRQDSTLSAEDYRMIDSSYIEIKKRLDTMTIAMDVKEILLQSVDNALALSEEYHIVFIDKDMRDYGINTRDQQMANNIMWFLERNPNAKMIIWTASFHGATKIKDIVYDEEDPKLYDLYVTLGEHLKEKYKEGVYSIAYTSGGGVAGMYLTGQEFPVDPFEETLESQLYQKPICFGFLNFNGLNLSESKQYQSILMGYRLKKGIWQNAFDGIFYLRTNHATSRRK
- a CDS encoding lantibiotic dehydratase, with amino-acid sequence MKLEFDKSLIVRSPLLSFKESLTLNDLKSLFNDTVIMEAIFLSSPDLYNRINDWKSGCDFSKDDEGKLINTMVKYASRMNSRCTPFGLFAGCVVATFSEYTDMKIHSGAKKRSTRLDMNYTGALAQKIAKEDYILPNLKFYPNTSLYHIANKLRYVEYYYKGKSRIHQISSVDNSIYLQRIIDKSQSGATRVELIEELIDDQISFDDAAEFIHQVIESQILVSDLEPCVTGEESLDQILSALSKMDKVSNSVQLPGLILELNDVKSKLADLDTRTGNLSGRYLEVQKQLDSFNIPIDNGKLFQTDLYHMPVDSEMTITKNIQNQLRKTIEVLNYLTPYQESSNLKDFKSKFKERYNDQAVPLLKALDLEWGIGYAQNSVSSGEVNPLINDLFLPKLEIRESQIKWDPVQEFLLTKLNKALNENKKVVQVELGEVRHLKKLNYDDLPLTFSVKFRHLYKKERSDYLKIDSIGGSSGINLLGRFASSNQHIENIVDDLAKHEQKKTNAIIAEIVHLPENRVGNILMRPSFRDYEITYLCNSSLPLERQIKASDILVSIVNDRIVLQSRKDGRVIVPKLGNAHNYATNSMPVYHFLCDVQNQGLRGALGFYWGVLSEQFKFLPRVEIGDVVVYLATWSLLKKDYQDLCDNPQSISIWQEKWGVPNQILLTDGDNELYVNLKDTLSLNMFLSEIRKRTSIKFVEFLFKSENAIIKDEKNNSYTNELIATVKRKVTDTNAELAVNPHKGSDEKGVSHFNLGSEWLYYKIYTGTKTADMILTDVIKPLVEFLKQKKWIDSWFFIRYADPEHHLRLRFHLPEIDKLGLVISKFNESFEEYENNGSIWSIKNDVYERENSRYGYNSIHIAEQIFHWESECITDVIAHIEGDEGEEVRWKFAVRAVDDLIDIFKYTPEEKRDFMEWLKSAFAEEFGMDRFLKKQMDKKFREHRNLLIEVLDRSKDQYSNHKTLLELLSRKRMFSQGLVDELLEMQRNNELHVNMHELLASFIHMLLNRLFKSKQRVHEMVVYDFLWRTYRSEIARRSKIKESV